The region GATCAAGGCCGGTGTAAAGAAGGTGATGAGTGGGGCGGAGTAGTGTCGCCACGAAGCCGGATCGGAAGCGGCGCGCCTTGGCGATCCCGGCCGCTGGAGCCGACGACTCTGCGCTCGACCGGGCGCTCGTGGCGTGGTTCCGTGCCAACGCACGCGAGCTGCCCTGGCGGGCGGTCGACCCTGCGACGGGGCGGCGTGACGCGTACCGCTCGCTCGTCAGCGAGGTCATGCTCCAGCAGACGCAGGTGGCGCGGGTGATCGAGAAGTTCGACGCGTTCATGCGGCGATTCCCCACCGTGCAGGCCCTCGCGGCGGCGCCGCTGGACGCGGTGCTGGCCGAGTGGTCGGGGCTGGGGTACTACCGGCGGGCCCGGCACCTGCACGCGTGTGCGCAGGGCGTGGTGGAGCGGCATGCGGGCGTGATCCCGGCCGATGTTCCAGCATTGCTCAAGCTGCCCGGAATCGGCCGTTACACGGCTGGTGCGATCGCCTCGATGGTGTACCATCGGCCCGAGCCCATCGTGGACGGCAATGTGGCCCGCGTGCTCCTGCGCATCCGCGGCCAGCAGATGGACCAGAAGTCAGGGATGGCCTGGACGTGGAAAGAGACGGAGCGGCTTGCCCCTCAGTCGCGCGATATCGCGTCGTTCAAC is a window of Phycisphaerales bacterium DNA encoding:
- the mutY gene encoding A/G-specific adenine glycosylase; this translates as MAIPAAGADDSALDRALVAWFRANARELPWRAVDPATGRRDAYRSLVSEVMLQQTQVARVIEKFDAFMRRFPTVQALAAAPLDAVLAEWSGLGYYRRARHLHACAQGVVERHAGVIPADVPALLKLPGIGRYTAGAIASMVYHRPEPIVDGNVARVLLRIRGQQMDQKSGMAWTWKETERLAPQSRDIASFNEGLMELGATVCTPANPRCDQCPVASQCAARARGLQGQIPAPKVLAQRSALHMACVVVRDHRGRVLLEKRPDTGLWAGMWQPPTLESPGKLPTRKAVAAALGAEGLTRIESFVHTTTHRDVQFTVYEAASVPAAARRWFTPVDAAKLAMGNPQRRIITRRSRD